Proteins encoded in a region of the Pseudomonas denitrificans (nom. rej.) genome:
- a CDS encoding terminase small subunit, whose translation MSKSDITRQPHWLNKSRMAASLGISTQAFDKWGVEPVARIGREAFYDVRSVLENRLQCAERKHQPDDDLPEGIDPLAEHKLTQERLRLTTAQADAQELKNQVAAKTLVPTPFATFALAKIAAKIGSKLETVCKTVRSRIPDTPPLVLEAFEREIALARNLAVEFAEDLPEILDEYSATLDE comes from the coding sequence ATGAGCAAATCAGACATCACTCGGCAGCCTCACTGGCTCAACAAGAGCCGGATGGCGGCGAGCCTCGGAATTAGCACGCAAGCCTTTGATAAATGGGGCGTTGAACCGGTAGCAAGGATTGGTCGAGAGGCCTTCTACGATGTCCGTTCCGTGCTGGAAAACCGCCTCCAGTGTGCGGAGCGGAAACACCAACCAGACGATGATCTTCCTGAGGGCATCGACCCGCTGGCCGAGCACAAGCTGACGCAAGAGCGCCTTCGACTTACGACGGCGCAAGCAGACGCCCAGGAGCTGAAGAACCAGGTAGCAGCGAAGACCCTTGTGCCAACTCCATTTGCCACCTTCGCCCTTGCCAAGATCGCGGCCAAGATCGGGTCGAAACTGGAGACGGTATGCAAAACAGTGCGCAGCCGAATTCCTGACACACCGCCTTTGGTGTTGGAGGCCTTCGAACGCGAGATAGCGCTGGCCAGAAACCTGGCCGTGGAGTTCGCCGAAGACCTACCGGAAATCCTTGATGAGTACTCAGCCACCCTGGATGAATGA